The Oenanthe melanoleuca isolate GR-GAL-2019-014 chromosome 1A, OMel1.0, whole genome shotgun sequence genome contains a region encoding:
- the GABARAPL1 gene encoding gamma-aminobutyric acid receptor-associated protein-like 1, producing the protein MKFQYKEDHPFEYRKKEGEKIRKKYPDRVPVIVEKAPKARVPDLDKRKYLVPSDLTVGQFYFLIRKRIHLRPEDALFFFVNNTIPPTSATMGQLYEDNHEEDYFLYVAYSDESVYGK; encoded by the exons ATGAAGTTCCAGTACAAGGAAGACCACCCGTTCGAgtacaggaaaaaagaaggggagaaGATCCGGAAGAAATATCCCGACAGAGTCCCC gTAATAGTGGAAAAAGCACCCAAAGCCAGAGTACCTGACTTAGACAAAAGAAAGTATCTTGTGCCTTCCGACCTCACAG TTGGCCAGTTCTACTTCTTAATCCGAAAGCGGATCCACCTGAGGCCAGAAGATGCTTTGTTCTTCTTCGTCAATAACACCATCCCTCCCACCAGTGCTACCATGGGCCAGCTGTATGAG GATAACCACGAGGAGGACTATTTTCTCTATGTGGCCTACAGCGATGAGAGCGTCTATGGCAAGTGA